A genome region from Prinia subflava isolate CZ2003 ecotype Zambia chromosome 12, Cam_Psub_1.2, whole genome shotgun sequence includes the following:
- the NUP188 gene encoding nucleoporin NUP188: MAAGGLSARSSRELWTILLGRSALREPAQIAAELNRHWQRLLEGLSYYKPPSSTSAEKIKTDKDVAAPLKELGLRVSKFLGLDEEQSVQLLQSYLQEDYRGTRDSLKTVLQDERQSQALMLKLADYYYEERICILRCVLHLLTYFQDERHPYTAQYFQCVEKLDKELVPNYRKQFEALYKAEAPTWETHGNLMTERQVSRWFVQCLREQSMLLEVIFLYYAYFEMAPEELLAFAKMFKEQGFGMRQTNRHLVDESMDHLVDRIGYFSALILVEGMEIDSLHERALDDRTEEHKLANSQHIHQEMDNQLLQLGDVSHHAPVLLAWALLRHTINPEEATNIIRRMGSTAIQLNVFQYLTKLLRSLSSGGKNCTASTACMCIYGLLSFVLTSLELHTLGNQQDIIDAACEVLAASSIPQLFWKTEPTAGLGIILDSVCGMFPHLLTPLLQLLQALVSDKSTAKKVYSFLDKMSFYIELYKHKPPDVISHEDGTLWRRQAPKLLYPLGLGQTNLRIPQGTVGQVMLDDRAYLVRWEYSYSSWTLFTCEIEMLLHVVSTADVIQHCQRVKPIIDLVHKVISTDVSIADCLLPITSRIYMLLQRLTTVISPPVDVIASCVNCLTVLAARMPAKVWTDLHHTGFLPFVANPLSSMNHMISAEGMNAGGYGNLLMSMEQPQGEYSVTISFLNLVTTLVRGQLGSTQSQGLVPCIVFVLKEMLPNYHKWRYNSHGVREKIGCLILQLIHAILNLCPEMDPRSSNAPSLQSLCIFSLANTEAGQAVINIMGIGVDTIDMVMASQSSSDESQGQGQLLIQTVKLAFSVTNNVIRLKPPSSVVSPLEQALTQHGAHGNNLIAVLAKYIYHKHDPALPRLAIQLLKRLATVAPMSVYACLGSDAAAIRDAFLTHLQSKIEDMRIKVMILEFLTVAVETQPGLIELFLNLEVKDGSDGSKEFSLGEWSCLQVVLELIDSKQQERYWCPPLLHRAAIAFLHALWQDRRDSAMLVLRTKPKFWENLTNPLFGTLPPPSESSELSVLDTCALIMKIICLEIYYVVKGSLDQSLKDTLKNFSTKKRFAYWSEYVKSLAQHVAETEGTSCASITEYQMLISAWRMLLIISTSHADIMHLTDSAVRQQLFLDVLNGTKVLLQVPMSVPCLQLGSMLCTLLLILLKQWKSELSSVDKIINSLTQILEGVLQADQQMMEKTKAKVFSALITVLQMKEMKVNDIPQYPQLVLSVCETLQDEVIALLDQTRHSLTVGDAADDKDSMETDDASRVKHKDQRDGVCVLGLHLAKELCEVDEDGDYWLQITRKVPVLPTIFAALELSLRVKQNLHFTEASLHLLLTLARTQQGAAAMAGAGVTQSVCLPLLSVYQLSTNGAIQTSASSRKSLDAPSWPGVYRLSMSLMERLLKTLRYNFLTEALDFVGVHQERILQCLNAVRTVQSLACLEEADHTVGFILQLSNFTKEWHFHLPQLMRDMQVNLCYLCQACTSLLHSRKMLQHYLQTKNGDSLPSSVTPRVQRNPPASSKHPSPESEAAEQKALLTVQYSLLKILSKSLAALRHFTPDVCQILLDQSLDLAEYNVLFVLSFTTPAFDSDVAPSFGTLLATVNVALNMLGEMDKKKEPFPQAAGLNMQEGTKTLKSLLMFTMENCFYLLISQAVRYLRDPAVHPRDKQRMKQELSSELSTLLSSLSRYFRRGGPSSPAGGVLPSPQGKSASKLGPEGQEPLFQLVQAFVRHVQR; this comes from the exons atggcggcgggcgggctGAGCGCGAG GAGCAGCAGAGAATTATGGACAATTCTGCTGGGCAGATCAGCTTTAAGAGAACCA GCCCAGATTGCTGCAGAGTTGAACAGGCACTGGCAGCGGCTGTTGGAGGGACTGTCATACTACAAACCACCAAG TTCGacttcagcagaaaaaattaaaactgataAAGATGTAGCTGCTCCACTAAAAGAGTTGGGTCTGAGGGTCAGCAAGTTTTTG gGTCTGGATGAAGAGCAGAGTGTGCAGTTGTTACAATCTTATCTTCAAGAGGATTACAGAGGAACAAGAGACTCCCTGAAG ACAGTTCTTCAGGATGAAAGGCAGAGTCAGGCTCTGATGCTGAAG CTCGCTGACTACTACTACGAGGAGAGGATCTGCATCCTGCGCTGCGTGCTCCACCTGCTCACCTATTTCCAGGACGAGAGACACCCTTACACA GCACAATACTTCCAGTGCGTTGAAAAGTTGGACAAGGAGCTCGTTCCCAATTACCGCAAACAGTTTGAGGCGCTGTACAAAGCAGAAGCTCCCACGTGGGAAACACATGGAAATCTCATG ACAGAACGTCAGGTTTCCCGGTGGTTTGTGCAATGCCTTAGGGAGCAGTCCATGCTCCTGGAAGTCATCTTCCTCTACTATGCATACTTCGAAATGGCACCTGAGGAGCTCCTGGCGTTTGCCAAGATGTTCAAAGAGCAGGGATTTGGCATGAGACAAACCAACAGACATTTAGTAGATGAGAGCATGGATCACCTTGTGGATCGTATTGG CTACTTTAGTGCTCTTATTCTGGTGGAAGGCATGGAAATTGACTCCCTCCATGAGCGTGCCTTGGATGACAGGACAGAGGAGCACAAGTTGGCCAACAGTCAGCACATCCACCAG GAGATGGACAATCAGCTGCTGCAGTTAGGGGATGTCTCACATCATGCTCCGGTGCTTTtggcctgggctctgctccgTCACACCATCAacccagaggaggccacaaacATCATCAGGAGGATGGGCAGCACTGCTATCCAGCTAAATGTCTTCCAGTATCTCACAAAGCTGCTGAGATCCCTCAGCAGTGGGGGCAAGAAT TGtactgccagcacagcttgtATGTGTATTTATGGACTTCTTTCCTTTGTCCTGACATCACTGGAATTACATACCTTGGGCAATCAGCAG GATATAATTGATGCTGCATGTGAAGTTCTGGCAGCTTCCAGCATTCCTCAGCTCTTCTGGAAGACG GAACCTACTGCAGGTCTGGGTATTATCTTGGACAGTGTTTGTGGGATGTTCCCCCATCTTCTCACTcctctccttcagctgctccaagcccttgTGTCTGATAAATCTACTGCAAAAAAG GTATACAGTTTCCTGGATAAAATGTCCTTCTATATTGAGCTGTACAAGCACAAACCTCCAGATGTGATCTCCCACGAGGATGGCACACTGTGGCGAAGACAGGCTCCAAAGCTCCTCTATCCTCTTG GACTAGGTCAAACAAATCTGCGGATACCTCAGGGAACGGTGGGCCAGGTGATGCTGGATGATCGGGCCTATTTGGTACGGTGGGAGTATTCCTACAGCAGTTGGACTCTGTTCACCTGTGAGATTGAGATGCTGCTCCATGTTGTGTCAACAGCAG ATGTGATTCAGCACTGCCAGAGGGTCAAGCCCATAATTGATCTGGTTCATAAAGTTATCAGCACTGATGTATCAATAGCAGATTGTCTTCTGCCAATCACATCACGAATCTACATGCTCCTGCAGAG GCTAACAACTGTAATCTCTCCCCCTGTGGATGTTATTGCTTCTTGTGTCAATTGCTTGACAGTCCTGGCTGCTCGGATGCCAGCCAAG GTTTGGACTGACCTTCACCACACGGGGTTCTTGCCATTTGTTGCCAATCCACTGTCCAGTATGAATCACATGATTAG TGCAGAGGGAATGAATGCTGGGGGCTATGGAAACCTGCTGATGAGCATGGAGCAGCCCCAAGGCGAGTACAGTGTTACCATCTCCTTCCTGAACCTGGTAACAACTCTTGTCCGG GGACAACTTGGTAGCACCCAGAGCCAAGGCTTGGTGCCCTGCATCGTGTTTGTTCTGAAGGAAATGTTACCAAATTACCACAAATGGAGATACAACTCTCATGGAGTGAGAGAGAAAATTG GGTGCCTAATTCTGCAGCTGATCCATGCTATTCTCAACTTATGCCCTGAAATGGATCCTCGCAGCAG CAATGCCCCCAGCCTGCAGTCCTTGTGCATCTTCAGCCTGGCCAACACGGAGGCAGGGCAAGCTGTCATCAACATCATGGGCATTGGGGTGGACACCATTGACATGGTCATGGCCTCCCAGTCCAGCAG TGATGAGTCCCAAGGGCAGGGCCAGCTGCTGATCCAGACAGTGAAGCTGGCCTTCTCCGTCACCAACAACGTCATCCGCCTGAAGCCCCCGTCCAGTGTGGTGTCTCCCCTGGAGCAGGCACTCACTCAGCACG GTGCTCATGGAAACAACCTTATTGCTGTCTTGGCCAAATACATCTACCACAAGCATGACCCTGCCCTTCCACGCCTGGCCATCCAGCTGCTCAAACGACTGGCTACA GTTGCTCCCATGTCCGTGTACGCCTGCCTGGGCAGTGACGCTGCTGCCATCCGCGACGCCTTCCTCACCcacctgcagagcaagatcGAGGACATGCGCATCAAGGTCATGATCCTCGAGTTCCTCACGGTCGCAGTGGAGACACAGCCTGGGCTCATTGAGCTGTTCCTGAACTTGGAAGTGAAGGATGGCAGTGATGGGTCAAAG GAATTCAGCTTGGGGGAGTGGAGTTGCCTCCAAGTGGTGTTGGAGCTGATTGACTCCAAACAGCAGGAGAGGTACTGgtgccctcccctcctgcacCGCGCCGCCATCGCCTTCCTGCACGCGCTGTGGCAGGACCGCCGAGACAGCGCCATGCTCGTGCTGAGGACAAA GCCAAAGTTTTGGGAAAATTTAACTAATCCCCTCTTTGGGACCCTTCCTCCGCCTTCTGAATCATCAGAG CTCAGTGTCTTGGATACCTGTGCCTTAATAATGAAAATCATCTGCTTGGAGATCTACTATGTTGTCAA GGGCTCTCTGGATCAGTCCCTGAAAGACACCCTGAAGAATTTCTCCACCAAAAAGCGCTTTGCCTACTGGTCAGAGTATGTGaagtccctggcacagcacgTGGCAGAGACCGAGGGCACCAGCTGTGCCTCCATCACCGAGTATCAAATGCTCATCTCAGCCTGGAGGATGCTGCTCATCATCTCCACAAGCCAT GCTGATATCATGCATCTGACTGATTCTGCAGTTCGTCAGCAGTTGTTTCTGGATGTGCTGAATGGCACCAAGGTTTTG CTCCAAGTTCCCATGTCAGTGCCCTGTCTGCAGCTGGGGTCTATGCTGTGTACCCTTCTTCTGATCCTGCTCAAGCAGTGGAAAAG CGAGTTGAGTTCTGTGGATAAAATCATAAACTCCTTGACGCAGATTCTGGAGGGAGTACTACAGGCAGATCAGCAGATGATGGAGAAAACCAAAGCCAAAGTGTTCTCAGCTCTTATCACTGTTCTGCAAATGAAGGAGATGAAAG TGAATGACATCCCCCAGTACCCCCAGCTGGTGCTGAGTGTGTGTGAGACCCTCCAGGATGAGGTCATTGCCCTTCTGGACCAGACTCGGCACAGCCTGACCGTGGGGGATGCTGCAGATGACAAGGACAGCATGGAGACTGATGATGCCTCCCGAGTAAAGCACAAGGACCAGCGAGATGGG GTGTGTGTTCTGGGTCTGCACCTGGCTAAGGAGCTCTGTGAAGTGGATGAAGATGGAGACTACTGGCTGCAGATTACTAGGAAAGTCCCTGTGCTTCCTACCATCTTTGCTGCCCTGGAGCTCAGCCTGAGAGTTAAACAAAACCTTCACTTCACAGAGGCCTCATTGCATTTGCTGCTGACCTTAGCAAGGACTCAGCAG ggagcagcagcaatggCTGGAGCTGGTGTCACCCAGAGTGtctgcctgcccctgctgagCGTGTACCAGCTCAGCACCAACGGAGCAATCCAG ACATCTGCTTCATCCCGCAAGTCCCTGGATGCCCCCTCCTGGCCCGGGGTCTATCGGCTCTCCATGTCCCTGATGGAACGTCTTCTCAAAACACTGAGATACAACTTCCTGACAGAAGCCCTGGACTTTGTGGGTGTCCATCAGGAGAGGATCCTCCAG tgCCTGAATGCAGTACGGACCGTGCAGAGTCTGGCCTGTCTGGAAGAGGCTGATCACACTGTTGGCTTCATTCTTCAGCTCTCAAATTTCACAAAGGAGTGGCATTTCCACCTGCCACAGCTTATGAGGGACATGCAG GTGAATCTGTGTTACCTGTGCCAGGCCTGTAcctccctcctgcacagccgTAAAATGCTCCAGCACTACCTGCAG ACCAAAAACGGCGATTCCCTCCCTTCCAGCGTGACCCCCCGAGTGCAGCGGAACCCTCCGGCCTCCTCCAAGCACCCCAGCCCCGagtcagaggcagcagagcagaaggctCTGCTGACAGTGCAGTACAGCCTCCTCAAAATCCTCAGCAAGTCCCTCGCTGCCCTGCGCCACTTCACCCCTGATGTCTGCCAGATCCTCCTGGACCAG TCGCTGGACCTTGCTGAGTACAATGTGCTCTTTGTCCTGAGTTTCACCACACCAGCCTTTGATTCAGACGTTGCACCTTCCTTTGGGACCCTCCTTGCCACAGTCAACGTGGCCCTGAACATGCTGGGAGAG aTGGATAAGAAGAAAGAACCTTTccctcaggctgcagggctgaatATGCAAGAGGGAACCAAAACCCTCAA GTCTCTGCTCATGTTTACAATGGAGAACTGTTTCTACCTGCTCATCTCGCAGGCAGTTCGGTACCTGCGGGACCCGGCCGTGCACCCCCGCGACAAGCAGCGGATgaagcaggagctcagctcGGAGCTG AGTAcgctgctctccagcctgtcccgTTACTTCCGCCGGGGTGGTCCCTCCTCGCCTGCTGGCGGggtccttccctctccccaagGAAAGTCTGCCTCCAAGCTGGGtccagaggggcaggagccCCTGTTCCAGCTCGTGCAGGCCTTTGTCCGGCACGTGCAGAGATAG